From the genome of Bicyclus anynana chromosome 20, ilBicAnyn1.1, whole genome shotgun sequence, one region includes:
- the LOC112058020 gene encoding alpha-amylase 2-like produces MGSSDLGLHGVIIVVLALITVISTHKNPHYAPNRSVNVHLFEWRWDDIADECERFLGPRGFGGIQVSPPNENVILRNYNRPWWERYQSMSYQLVTRSGDERQFANMVRRCNNAGVRIYVDAVINHMTGEPAENVGTAGNTARFREWYYPAVPYRREHFNWPHCVIQGSDYQNNAWRVRNCELVGLKDLNQRDEHVRRMIVNFMNHLIDLGVAGFRIDAAKHMWPEDLQVIYSRLKNLNTAHGFPANARPYIYQEVIDFGGEAVSRDEYTPLAAVTEFKVGLELSNAFRGNNALRWLQSWGPQWNLLASGDALTFIDNHDNERGHGGGGGVLTYKQGRPYRAAIAFLLAHPYGEPQIMSSFAFLDSEVGPPMDRNQNIIPPAINSDGTCGNGWVCQHRWRQIFAMVGFRNAAGRTAVTNWWDNGNSQIAFCRGNNGFVAFNNNQWDLNLTLQTCLPAGTYCDVISGNKVNNSCQGKTVRVGSDGRAQIFVGAHEYDMMLAIHIGPEVRSSWKYSVKFQE; encoded by the exons ATGGGGTCATCTGACctc GGGCTACATGGAGTTATAATTGTTGTGTTGGCACTGATAACAGTTATCAGCACACACAAAAATCCACACTATGCTCCGAACAGATCGGTAAACGTGCATCTGTTCGAGTGGAGATGGGATGACATAGCTGACGAGTGCGAACGGTTTTTGGGCCCAAGGGGATTCGGTGGAATTCAG GTATCTCCTCCTAATGAGAAtgtgattttaagaaattataatcgCCCCTGGTGGGAGAGATACCAATCGATGTCTTACCAGTTGGTTACGAGATCTGGTGACGAGAGACAGTTCGCTAATATGGTTCGCCGTTGCAATAACGCTGGTGTAAG AATTTACGTGGACGCAGTGATCAATCACATGACAGGGGAACCCGCGGAGAATGTAGGCACGGCTGGCAACACTGCGAGATTTAGAGAATGGTACTATCCCGCGGTTCCCTACAGGCGGGAACATTTCAACTGGCCTCACTGTGTTATTCAAGGCTCGGACTATCAAAACAATGCTTGGCGG GTACGTAATTGCGAGCTAGTGGGACTCAAGGATCTTAATCAAAGAGACGAGCACGTAAGACGCATGATCGTAAACTTTATGAATCACCTCATCGATTTAGGCGTTGCTGGTTTCAG AATCGACGCAGCAAAACACATGTGGCCTGAAGACCTGCAAGTAATTTACAGCAgattaaaaaatctaaacacCGCCCACGGTTTCCCAGCGAACGCTAGACCCTATATTTATCAAGAAGTAATCGATTTTGGAGGTGAAGCTGTAAGCAGGGACGAGTACACTCCATTAGCTGCTGTCACTGAGTTCAAAGTGGGGTTGGAACTTAGCAATGCGTTTAGAGGGAACAACGCATTGCGATGGCTGCAATCTTGGGGACCGCAATGGAATCTCCTGGCTTCCGGAGATGCTTTAACGTTTATCGATAATCATGATAACGAAAGGGGCCATGGCGGTGGTGGAGGGGTTTTGACTTACAAGCAAGGACGTCCATACAGAGCAGCCATTGCTTTTCTTTTGGCTCATCCTTATGGAGAACCGCAGATTATGAGCAGTTTCGCCTTTCTAGACTCTGAAGTTGGTCCCCCTATGGACAGGAATCAGAATATTATACCTCCAGCTATTAATTCG GACGGTACATGCGGCAACGGCTGGGTATGCCAGCACCGTTGGCGCCAGATCTTCGCGATGGTCGGTTTCCGCAATGCTGCCGGCAGGACTGCCGTCACCAACTGGTGGGACAACGGCAACAGTCAAATCGCCTTCTGTCGGGGAAACAACGGTTTTGTTGCCTTCAATAACAACCAATGGGACCTGAATCTCACCTTGCAG ACGTGTCTCCCAGCCGGCACGTACTGTGACGTGATATCGGGCAACAAAGTGAACAACTCCTGCCAAGGGAAGACGGTCAGAGTCGGCAGTGATGGTCGGGCGCAAATATTTGTAGGCGCTCACGAATACGACATGATGTTAGCCATACATATCGGACCTGAGGTAAGGAGCTCATGGAAATACTCCGTGAAATTTCAAGAGTAG
- the LOC112058021 gene encoding protein twisted gastrulation gives MQSKYVFILSFLSAVSIVYACNEAICASVVSKCMLTQSCKCDLKDCSCCKDCFNCLSYLYSECCSCVDMCPKPNDTQTELSKSSYVEELPDNVPGLFTALTSDPDPQQRWLSITYPVDIDLSAYRPTPERQLVYHLQSVEQESEPVSRDIVTFNCTVAYMSQCMSCDKCRASCRSMGSNSFRWFHDGCCECVGDKCLYYGINESRCLACPGGKETPEGAITDDLSYDDLDYGEEVDAQSV, from the exons ATGCAgagtaaatatgtttttatattgtcATTTCTCAGTGCAGTGTCCATAGTTTACGCTTGCAATGAAGCGATATGTGCCAGTGTAGTTTCGAAGTGCATGTTAACACAGTCTTGCAAATGTGATCTGAAGGACTGTTCGTGTTGCAAGGACTGCTTCAACTGTCTGAGTTACTTGTATAGCGAATGCTGCAGTTGTGTTG acaTGTGTCCTAAGCCCAATGACACACAAACAGAGCTGTCCAAGTCGTCATACGTTGAAGAGTTGCCTGACAATGTTCCTGGACTGTTCACCGCTTTGACCAGCGATCCTGATCCACAACAAAGATGGCTGTCCATCACATATCCTGTGGACATTGATCTGTCGGCCTACAGACCAACTCCTGAGAGACAGCTGGTGTACCATTTAC AGAGCGTGGAACAAGAGTCCGAGCCCGTCAGCCGCGACATAGTGACATTCAACTGCACGGTCGCCTACATGTCGCAGTGCATGTCGTGCGACAAGTGTCGCGCCTCCTGCCGCTCCATGGGCTCCAACAGCTTCAG ATGGTTCCATGACGGATGCTGCGAGTGCGTCGGTGACAAGTGTCTCTACTATGGCATCAATGAGAGCAG aTGTCTGGCATGCCCCGGCGGTAAGGAGACGCCAGAGGGCGCCATCACCGACGATCTGTCGTACGACGACCTCGACTACGGGGAGGAGGTCGACGCGCAGTCCGTGTAA